The Daucus carota subsp. sativus chromosome 2, DH1 v3.0, whole genome shotgun sequence genome includes a window with the following:
- the LOC135150495 gene encoding uncharacterized protein LOC135150495 produces MDKSWIKADRDSLEYEIGVEEFLVYAEGTAKTPKLIPCPCAHCVNFKKLSVNVIRGHLYENGFSLGYVDWIWHGENSSRSYKSSIASTCPATNPCPASKAAEICEAAYNKGDYDRESHDFRRFVADAEQPLFEGSESTKLESMLKMHNWKARFSVSDSVFTELLSTIGSFLPKDHVLHSSTYEAKKTLSDLGLEYIKFHACPNDCILYRGIYEEASECPKCHLSRWKLKKDGKVRINVPAKVMWYFPIIPIFKRMFKSESTSELLTWHAKRRSEDGLMRHPADSPSWRNVDYRWPEFGSGARNLRLALAADGINPHNNGLNNRYSCWPVVLTTYNLPPWLCMKRKFLMLTILVSGPHEPGNNLDVYLQPLIDDLKKLWEEGEPNVYDAYTKSNFTLKAVLMWTVNDFPAYGNLSDCINKGYIGCPICGDQTAAKYLSNS; encoded by the coding sequence ATGGATAAATCATGGATCAAAGCAGATAGGGATTCGTTAGAATATGAAATTGGGGTGGAGGAGTTTTTGGTATATGCGGAGGGGACTGCGAAAACCCCCAAGTTAATTCCCTGTCCATGTGCCCATTgcgttaattttaaaaaactgtcGGTAAACGTAATTAGGGGACATCTGTATGAAAATGGTTTTAGTTTAGGCTATGTTGATTGGATTTGGCATGGTGAGAACTCTTCTAGGAGTTACAAGTCCTCTATTGCTAGTACTTGTCCAGCCACGAACCCATGCCCTGCATCAAAGGCTGCTGAGATATGTGAAGCAGCATATAATAAGGGTGATTACGATAGAGAATCACATGATTTCAGACGGTTCGTGGCTGATGCTGAACAACCTTTGTTTGAGGGAAGTGAGTCAACTAAGTTAGAGTCAATGTTGAAAATGCATAACTGGAAGGCTAGGTTCAGCGTTAGTGATAGTGTTTTTACAGAGCTATTAAGTACAATTGGCTCTTTCCTTCCTAAAGATCATGTTCTGCATAGTAGTACATATGAAGCGAAAAAGACTCTCTCCGACTTGGGACTCGAGTATATTAAATTTCATGCATGTCCAAATGACTGCATATTATATAGAGGTATATATGAAGAAGCCTCTGAGTGTCCCAAGTGCCATTTATCTCGTTGGAAACTAAAAAAGGATGGTAAAGTCAGAATTAATGTGCCTGCTAAAGTTATGTGGTACTTCCCCATCATTCCTATATTTAAGAGAATGTTTAAATCTGAGTCTACTTCAGAGCTTCTGACTTGGCATGCAAAAAGGCGATCTGAAGATGGCCTCATGCGTCATCCAGCAGATTCTCCTTCTTGGAGAAATGTAGATTATAGGTGGCCTGAGTTTGGTAGCGGGGCAAGAAATTTACGCTTGGCATTAGCTGCGGATGGTATAAACCCTCATAATAATGGTCTAAACAATAGGTATAGTTGTTGGCCGGTTGTTCTAACAACATATAACCTTCCTCCGTGGTTATGCATGAAGCGAAAGTTTTTGATGTTGACAATATTAGTATCAGGCCCACACGAACCAGGTAATAATCTCGACGTCTATTTACAACCACTAATTGATGATTTGAAGAAGTTGTGGGAAGAAGGGGAACCAAATGTATATGACGCATATACTAAATCTAATTTTACTTTAAAAGCAGTGCTGATGTGGACAGTGAATGATTTCCCCGCATATGGAAATTTGTCCGACTGCATCAATAAGGGTTATATTGGTTGTCCAATCTGTGGTGACCAAACTGCAGCTAAATATCTAAGTAACAGTTGA
- the LOC108207029 gene encoding protein LSD1: MPVPLAPYPLPPVPFAGPVNGSQSQLVCSGCVNLLVYPVGATSVCCAVCKAVTAVPPPGTEMAQLVCGRCHTLLMYIRGATSVKCSCCHTVNLAMEANQVAQVNCGNCQMLLMYQYGARSVKCAVCQFVTSVGVPRSTMEQKPHS; this comes from the exons ATGCCAGTCCCTCTTGCTCCCTACCCTTTGCCTCCAGTGCCTTTTGCAGGCCCTGTAAATG GTTCACAGAGTCAGCTTGTGTGTTCAGGGTGTGTAAACCTATTAGTCTATCCAGTTGGGGCAACCTCAGTATGTTGTGCTGTTTGCAAAGCAGTCACAGCTGTGCCACCTCCAG GCACGGAAATGGCTCAGTTGGTGTGTGGACGTTGCCACACTCTACTGATGTACATTCGTGGCGCAACCAGTGTGAAATGTTCATGCTGTCACACTGTCAACTTGGCCATGGAAG CTAATCAAGTAGCACAAGTGAATTGCGGAAATTGTCAAATGTTGTTGATGTATCAGTACGGAGCACGGTCTGTCAAATGTGCAGTTTGCCAATTTGTGACTTCAGTTGGG GTACCAAGGAGCACTATGGAGCAGAAACCCCACAGCTAA
- the LOC108206923 gene encoding plant intracellular Ras-group-related LRR protein 5, which translates to MTIANKKDSSPAYTEAVDEIMRIYRSLPPRPSIEELEAAISLVKTVDSEEKLKLDELSSQLPPQDVPSEIFSVLQQVKKTMVLFQSHEQSKEALELLEVDKFFQKFDQLIQTASGLISGGTQIESGDDLGYHVEKIDQVVSDESVIMIKEGDESKSSALPLVKKSSVTKVIDLSSGGKDAEKMSLMKVAALFESKQKSEERDQLVLDLGGKLMDNIEWLPVSLGKLSHIVELNLSNNKLMVLPTTIGGLTALRKLDVHANQLMNLPDTFGELSNLSDLDLHANKLKTLPVSFGNLKNLVNFDLSSNHFSTLPDIIGDLTSLEVLNVETNELAELPYTIGSCTSLVELRLDFNQLRGLPEAIGKLEMLEIFTFHYNRVGKLPTTMGNLTKLRELDASFNELEGIPESFCFAVNLEKLNVGKNFSDLRALPRSIGNLEKLEVLDISDDQIRILPDSFRFLSKLRVFHAYETPLEVPPKQIVTLGAQAVVQYMDEFVAKRDVRVQQPEKRKGCWSRLCCFSFSGSEEKH; encoded by the exons ATGACGATAGCAAACAAAAAAGACTCATCTCCAGCTTACACAGAAGCTGTTGATGAAATCATGAGGATTTACAGATCACTTCCACCAAGGCCCTCCATTGAAGAGCTTGAAGCAGCCATTTCCCTTGTCAAAACTGTTGATTCCGAAGAAAAACTGAAACTTGATGAGCTTTCTAGCCAGTTGCCACCTCAGGATGTGCCATCAGAGATTTTTTCTGTGTTGCAACAAGTTAAGAAGACCATGGTTTTGTTTCAGAGTCATGAGCAGAGCAAAGAGGCTCTGGAGTTGTTGGAAGTTGACAAGTTTTTTCAAAAGTTTGATCAACTTATTCAGACAGCTTCCGGGTTGATATCTGGAGGTACTCAGATCGAGTCCGGTGATGATTTGGGataccatgttgaaaaaatTGATCAAGTGGTGAGTGATGAGAGTGTGATCATGATCAAGGAAGGTGATGAATCAAAGAGTTCAGCTTTGCCTTTGGTCAAGAAGAGTTCTGTCACCAAAGTcattgatttgtcttcag GTGGCAAAGACGCTGAAAAAATGAGCCTGATGAAAGTGGCTGCTCTTTTTGAAAGCAAGCAAAAATCAGAAGAAAGGGACCAATTGGTTCTTGATCTGGGAGGTAAACTGATGGACAATATAGAGTGGCTTCCGGTATCTCTAGGGAAGTTGTCACATATTGTTGAGCTTAATTTATCAAACAACAAACTAATGGTTCTTCCAACCACCATCGGTGGCCTCACTGCCCTAAGGAAACTTGATGTCCATGCGAACCAACTTATGAACCTTCCTGATACATTTGGTGAATTAAGCAATTTATCTGATCTGGATCTCCATgccaataaattaaaaacactGCCAGTTTCATTTGGTAATCTGAAAAACCTTGTCAATTTTGATTTGAGTTCAAACCATTTTAGTACCCTGCCAGATATAATCGGTGATCTAACCTCTTTAGAAGTGTTGAATGTGGAGACAAATGAGCTTGCTGAACTTCCCTACACAATTGGATCATGCACGTCCCTTGTAGAGCTAAGACTCGACTTCAATCAGCTCAGAGGTCTTCCAGAGGCCATCGGAAAGCTAGAAATGTTGGAAATTTTCACATTTCATTACAACAGAGTTGGAAAGTTGCCAACAACAATGGGAAATCTTACCAAACTGAGGGAACTAGATGCAAGCTTTAATGAACTCGAAGGCATCCCTGAAAGCTTCTGTTTTGCAGTCAATCTTGAGAAGTTAAATGTCGGGAAAAACTTTTCAGACCTAAGAGCCTTGCCTAGATCAATTGGAAACCTTGAAAAGCTTGAAGTGTTGGACATCAGTGATGATCAGATTAGAATCTTGCCTGATTCATTTCGCTTCCTATCAAAATTGAGAGTGTTTCATGCTTATGAGACTCCACTTGAAGTTCCTCCAAAGCAAATTGTCACACTGGGAGCTCAG GCTGTTGTTCAGTACATGGATGAGTTTGTTGCTAAGAGGGATGTGAGAGTTCAACAGCCAGAGAAGAGGAAAGGTTGCTGGTCCAGGCTATGTTGCTTCTCTTTCTCGGGTTCGGAGGAAAAGCATTAA